In a single window of the Drosophila subpulchrella strain 33 F10 #4 breed RU33 chromosome X, RU_Dsub_v1.1 Primary Assembly, whole genome shotgun sequence genome:
- the LOC119556754 gene encoding late secretory pathway protein AVL9 homolog — MASEPENKPPILHILVVGFHHKLGCQVEFSHPPLISGSTGRHECPSGWKYLPTLALPDGSHNFAEDTVFFNLPSLYEPAASIYGVSCYRQIRVEKLKIRTADLTRSTVQKSVCILARLPIYGYIEVKLALIADAFFDQGDFSGTELLVKAYQQLNACLQDDESRRPLRHFHVGLSLREIVLHWRHKTLMLFKLLLLQRRVVCFGSPVRQMCVLILGMASLVPRLLEKGFQEVACVRTSRPLSPMPDFTDSLQREAQAEAEAELEAVASGEPVPEEQKLTPESATAAEGEPDDLALVSSAASVGEEQASGDDTSPRSTPNSQSQDSSNGRHSSLTREASVDTLASNLAALCAVNPDEYRAPVSIFASGNLCLPYLSLPYMDLLSDPMVLSYVIGTSNVLFQQKRQLADVLVDIEAANLDAHDPELRRQLVLSTEDLRYMDYIMKHVQSPKEDAEGSEYWIREQFQGYILALLRTAVAPDATAKENDHFNAHFMGAFKRTQCFQEWYDVRPEPEFFDALPTGHPFAGTLSVADMKLKLAQTMQNSESGRKINQAVNTTSRAVGGAISQAKGAFSSWWSSITTAPPNANAVPTTSGNGQEGQEASEGAAAQEISVTFQNHKDVEDLDLAGVSIHLAGQEEAHESHESHNASCEQPQGIVEIGREAELLDKTVQPEEPMISAATQAGRPGCGGDVATSAVERSSGDVFIV; from the exons ATGGCCAGCGAGCCGGAGAACAAGCCGCCCATCCTGCACATCCTGGTGGTGGGCTTCCACCACAAGCTGGGCTGCCAGGTGGAGTTCTCGCATCCGCCCCTCATCTCGGGCTCCACTGGACGCCACGAGTGTCCATCTGGCTGGAAGTACTTGCCCACTCTGGCCCTGCCGGATGGCTCGCACAACTTTGCCGAGGACACGGTGTTCTTCAACCTGCCCAGCTTGTATGAGCCGGCTGCCAGTATCTATGGAGTGTCCTGCTATCGACAAATACGCGTGGAGAAGCTGAAGATCCGGACGGCGGACCTCACACGCAGCACGGTCCAGAAGTCCGTCTGCATCCTGGCCCGCCTGCCCATTTACGGGTACATCGAAGTCAAGCTGGCCCTGATTGCCGATGCCTTTTTCGATCAGGGCGACTTCTCCGGCACTGAACTGCTGGTCAAGGCCTATCAGCAGCTCAACGCCTGCCTCCAGGACGACGAGTCGCGCCGCCCGTTGCGTCACTTCCATGTGGGCCTGTCCCTGCGCGAGATTGTGCTCCACTGGCGCCACAAGACGCTCATGCTCTTCAagctcctgctgctgcagcgACGAGTGGTGTGCTTCGGCTCACCCGTGCGCCAAATGTGCGTTCTGATCCTGGGCATGGCATCGCTGGTGCCGCGGCTGCTGGAGAAGGGCTTTCAGGAGGTGGCCTGTGTGCGCACTTCGCGACCCCTGTCGCCCATGCCGGATTTCACCGACTCCCTGCAGCGGGAGGCTCAGGCGGAGGCCGAGGCGGAACTGGAGGCAGTGGCTTCTGGCGAACCCGTTCCCGAGGAGCAGAAACTCACGCCGGAAAGCGCTACTGCGGCAGAGGGCGAGCCCGACGATTTGGCCCTCGTCTCATCCGCAGCGTCTGTGGGCGAAGAGCAGGCCAGCGGCGATGACACCTCGCCACGCTCCACACCCAACTCACAGTCGCAGGACTCGTCGAACGGAAGGCACAGCTCGCTGACCAGAGAGGCCAGCGTGGACACCCTAGCGT CCAACCTCGCCGCCTTGTGCGCTGTAAATCCGGATGAGTATCGGGCACCGGTCAGCATCTTCGCCAGCGGCAATCTCTGTTTGCCATATCTGTCGCTGCCGTACATGGACTTGCTCAGCGACCCCATGGTGCTCTCCTATGTCATCGGCACCTCCAACGTGCTGTTCCAGCAGAAACGTCAGCTGGCTGACGTCCTGGTGGACATCGAGGCGGCCAATCTGGATGCCCACGATCCGGAACTGAGGCGTCAGCTGGTACTGAGCACAGAGGACCTGCGCTACATGGACTACATCATGAAGCACGTGCAATCGCCCAAGGAGGATGCTGAGGGCAGCGAGTACTGGATCCGGGAGCAGTTTCAGGGCTACATCCTGGCCCTCTTGCGAACTGCGGTGGCACCAG ATGCCACGGCCAAGGAAAACGATCATTTTAATGCGCATTTCATGGGCGCCTTCAAGCGCACGCAATGCTTCCAGGAGTGGTACGATGTGAGGCCCGAACCAGAGTTCTTTGATGCCCTGCCCACTGGTCATCCCTTTGCCGGCACCTTGTCCGTTGCGGACATGAAACTAAAACTAGCACA AACCATGCAGAACAGTGAGAGCGGGCGCAAGATCAACCAGGCGGTGAACACGACGAGTCGGGCGGTGGGTGGTGCCATCTCCCAGGCTAAGGGCGCATTCTCCAGCTGGTGGTCGTCCATCACGACGGCACCACCAAATGCAAATGCTGTGCCCACAACCAGCGGCAACGGACAGGAAGGACAGGAAGCAAGCGAAGGTGCTGCAGCCCAAGAGATCTCAGTTACATTCCAGAACCACAAGGACGTCGAGGACCTTGACTTGGCGGGGGTCAGCATCCACCTGGCTGGACAGGAAGAAGCACACGAGTCGCACGAGTCACACAACGCGAGCTGCGAGCAACCGCAGGGCATTGTCGAGATCGGACGCGAGGCGGAGCTGTTGGACAAAACCGTTCAGCCGGAGGAACCCATGATCTCGGCCGCAACACAGGCTGGTCGGCCCGGATGTGGCGGTGATGTGGCTACCTCCGCCGTGGAGCGGAGCAGTGGTGATGTCTTCATCGTCTGA
- the LOC119556755 gene encoding unconventional myosin-XVIIIa-like — MSHLMPRRTSEFRGDVLEERCTAERRQTRASKRSTAMHTPLSTQAISRRPSATRLLQPLNLERDRTGQMGVTPKRGHRLVPSTAERAVPLHTDKKWVAERSHQILEYLHAVQDSEAPTGFTSDLFSRPGGLRHMTIKQFVAILNFLFHHIWRNRLTVGQNHVEDITSAMQKLQYPYQVNKSWLVSPTTQHSFGHVIVLLDFLMDFAPPMPSTDEPEEEFPFMETTEQPSSYLNSMHCESTAGISITQVQAIQLDEEVNALLFVEASSCIVLWDQELTEEEAKLQAETRDQVISKKCDLPDHQALDQVIEDLRVKLQQLNDKLQQPSDGNKLDKLEHLYKEKEQLAQQLADSQEELNQQLNHFDQLSAQADEKQANLRQQIKYEQRLEQAVNSQKYSAQQLNALQIGSNDIENYSKAYERQVKQMSDLELHQQVMLSRAKQKQLDCVEAFNTHARYLGVDSVICCLMKDGVDQQLDLTLPLSPKQEDISIRVQSLEVLRNLLQQQRQQNFDRRQMLDQQADKIKCDSIGLEAKVAALESHLQAQKHRLTKMEAGYRIKCDTMVQFRQQLIEDQLDQITRLEELEKRQHEAQERLQASDQKNENLLAGAELYQEEDHKARNAHLDKCELKLAAAEKELQALDLKLTASKAKLKEAEQMVYSTQLPSFEPVLLAIKRR; from the exons atgtcgCATCTAATGCCACGGCGAACCAGCGAGTTCCGAGGCGATGTGCTGGAAGAGCGATGCACCGCCGAAAGGCGGCAGACCAG GGCGAGTAAGCGCAGCACAGCCATGCATACTCCGTTGTCCACGCAGGCGATCTCCCGAAG ACCCTCGGCGACGCGTCTGCTGCAGCCGTTGAACTTGGAGCGGGATCGGACGGGTCAAATGGGTGTGACGCCCAAACGAGGCCACCGACTTGTGCCCTCCACAGCGGAACGAGCTGTTCCCCTGCACACCGATAAGAAGTGGGTAGCGGAGCGGTCGCATCAGATACTGGAGTACCTACATGCCGTTCAGGACAGCGAGGCGCCCACAGGATTCACCTCGGACCTCTTTAGTCGGCCTGGCGGGCTACGGCACATGACCATCAAGCAGTTCGTGGCCATCCTTAACTTTCTGTTCCACCACATCTGGCGTAATCGCTTGACAGTGGGCCAGAACCATGTCGAGGACATCACCAGTGCCATGCAGAAGCTCCAATATCCTTATCAG GTTAACAAATCTTGGCTTGTGTCGCCGACCACGCAGCACTCCTTTGGCCACGTGATTGTCCTGCTGGACTTTCTCATGGACTTTGCGCCGCCAATGCCCTCCACTGATGAACCGGAAGAAGAGTTTCCGTTCATGGAGACAACGGAGCAGCCCAGCTCGTATCTGAACAGCATGCACTGCGAATCAACGGCCGGTATCTCCATCACCCAGGTGCAGGCCATCCAGCTGGATGAGGAGGTCAACGCTCTGCTTTTCGTCGAGGCCAGCAGCTGCATTGTCCTGTGGGATCAGGAGCTCACCGAGGAGGAGGCCAAACTGCAAGCGGAAACCAGAGATCAAGTGATTAGTAAGAAATGCGATTTGCCGGACCACCAAGCGCTGGACCAAGTGATCGAGGATCTTAGAGTCAAGCTGCAGCAACTCAACGATAAGCTTCAGCAACCCAGCGATGGCAATAAGCTGGATAAACTAGAGCATCTTTACAAGGAGAAGGAGCAGCTCGCGCAACAGCTGGCTGACAGTCAGGAGGAGCTGAACCAGCAGCTGAACCACTTTGACCAGCTGTCCGCCCAGGCCGATGAAAAGCAGGCTAATCTCCGCCAGCAAATTAAGTACGAGCAGCGCCTGGAGCAGGCGGTTAACAGCCAGAAGTACTCTGCTCAACAACTGAATGCGCTGCAAATAGGGAGCAACGATATCGAAAACTACTCCAAGGCCTATGAGCGCCAGGTGAAGCAGATGTCCGACCTGGAGCTGCACCAGCAGGTCATGCTGTCGCGGGCTAAGCAAAAGCAGTTGGACTGCGTTGAGGCCTTTAACACGCATGCCCGCTACCTTGGCGTGGACTCGGTTATATGCTGCCTAATGAAGGACGGCGTTGATCAGCAGTTGGACCTTACGCTGCCGCTAAGTCCCAAGCAGGAGGATATCTCCATACGGGTTCAGAGCCTGGAGGTGCTGCGTAATCTTCTCCAGCAGCAGCGTCAACAGAATTTCGATCGGCGTCAGATGCTGGATCAGCAGGCGGACAAGATAAAGTGCGACTCCATCGGATTGGAAGCGAAAGTTGCCGCCTTGGAGTCTCACCTACAAGCACAAAAACATCGCCTGACCAAAATGGAGGCGGGCTATCGCATCAAGTGCGATACAATGGTGCAGTTCCGTCAGCAGCTAATAGAGGATCAGTTGGATCAGATCACCCGTCTGGAGGAACTGGAGAAGCGGCAGCACGAGGCCCAGGAGAGGCTCCAGGCCAGCGATCAGAAAAATGAAAACCTACTCGCCGGCGCCGAGTTGTATCAGGAGGAAGACCACAAAGCCCGCAACGCGCACCTTGACAAATGCGAGCTGAAGCTTGCCGCAGCAGAGAAAGAGCTGCAAGCTCTGGACTTAAAGCTCACCGCGAGCAAGGCCAAACTGAAAGAGGCCGAGCAGATGGTGTATTCCACTCAGCTGCCCTCCTTTGAGCCAGTGCTACTCGCCATCAAAAGACGCTGA